Proteins encoded together in one Cygnus atratus isolate AKBS03 ecotype Queensland, Australia unplaced genomic scaffold, CAtr_DNAZoo_HiC_assembly HiC_scaffold_76, whole genome shotgun sequence window:
- the LOC118254820 gene encoding dynein light chain 1, cytoplasmic-like isoform X1 has protein sequence MALTLEPRVVDREVVIKNADMSEEVQQDAVDCATQALEKHIEKDIAAHIRKEFDKKYNPTWHCITGRNCVSYVTHETKHFIYFYLSQVAILFKSG, from the exons CGTggacagggag GTAGTCATCAAGAATGCGGACATGTCAGAGGAGGTGCAGCAAGATGCTGTGGATTGTGCCACTCAGGCCTTGGAGAAGCATATCGAGAAGGACATTGCTGCGCACATCAGGAAGGAATTTGACAAGAAATACAATCCCACTTGGCACTGCATCACAGGAAGGAACTGTGTCAGCTACGTGACTCATGAGACCAAGCATTTCATCTACTTCTACCTCAGCCAAGTTGCTATTCTTTTCAAGTCTGGTTAG
- the LOC118254820 gene encoding dynein light chain 1, cytoplasmic-like isoform X2 yields the protein MCTKVVIKNADMSEEVQQDAVDCATQALEKHIEKDIAAHIRKEFDKKYNPTWHCITGRNCVSYVTHETKHFIYFYLSQVAILFKSG from the coding sequence ATGTGTACAAAGGTAGTCATCAAGAATGCGGACATGTCAGAGGAGGTGCAGCAAGATGCTGTGGATTGTGCCACTCAGGCCTTGGAGAAGCATATCGAGAAGGACATTGCTGCGCACATCAGGAAGGAATTTGACAAGAAATACAATCCCACTTGGCACTGCATCACAGGAAGGAACTGTGTCAGCTACGTGACTCATGAGACCAAGCATTTCATCTACTTCTACCTCAGCCAAGTTGCTATTCTTTTCAAGTCTGGTTAG